The Cetobacterium somerae ATCC BAA-474 genomic interval TTTCATATTTCTCCTTATTTAACTAAGTTTGTTATTTTTTCTTCAACTTCTTTTAAAGCTTGTTCTGCTTTTTTCTCACCACTTAAAATAACATCTCTAACATCGATTAATAATTGTTCTGCTTGAAGTGCATTAGTTCCTGAAAAACTAGCCCATTTCCCCATATTTTTGAGTTGTTCATTAGCTACTCTCATAAGTTGATTTTCATTTAAAAATTTTGCGATTTCACTATTTTCATTTTGGATGGCAGAAGGTAAATATCCAGTTCCTTTAGTCCACTTTTCAGAAGCTTCTTCTTCTAATAAATATTTCATAAATCTCCAAGAAGCTTTTTGTTCGTCAGAACTATCTGTCATAATCATTAACATATTTCCACCAGCAGGTAATTTTCTTTCTTTTCCATTAAATACAGGGAATTTTTCACCGATTATTTTAAATTTAGCTGTTGATTCAAAATTATCCCTTTTTCCAATTGTAGTTATAACCATTCCAAGTCTACCATTTAAAAATGTTTGGAATCCTTCATCATTAGAAGCATGTAAAGCTATATTATCTTGAACCATATCAGCTAAGTATTGATATGCTTCAGAGGATTCTTTGGAAGCAAATGTTGGAATAGTTTTTCCATCCTTTTCTATCAAAATTTTACCTCCATTTCCCTCAATTAAAGCTTGTTGAGCCCAATTATCAGCATATTCTTGAACAAATAATCCCATATTTCCTGTTTTTTCTTTTATTATTTCTGAATATTTACGAACAGTTTCCCAGTCTTTAGGAGTATTTGCTATATTTATTCCAGCTTCATTCATAAGATCTGAATTAATATACATGATTGGATTGCTTATTGAGTATGGAATTCCAACTTGCTTTCCATTAACTTGCCCAAGTTCTAATATATTTGATAAAAAATTATTACTTAAATAATTTTTATCTTCAGGAAAATATTTTTCTATAATTTCTTGAGCTGTTACGTAATCAAAATTATCATTTGCATAGTTTAAATATGAATATCCCATTTGAACAATGGCAGGTTTCTTTCTCGCAGCTACGGCTACCTGTAAATTTTGTGTTAATCCTTTATACATATCAGGGTTAAATTTTTCTATAACTTTTATATCAGAATTTTTTTCATTAAAATTTTTAACGAGCTCTTTTATTGTTCCACCGCCAAAACTTTCAGATGCAACATGCCAATATTCAATTTCGATAGGCTTATTTGATATTGTAGTTTTTTCTTCTTTTTCACATCCTACTAAAAATAGACTTCCTAAAATAATTCCTTTTAAAATATTTTTCTTCAAAATTATCCCTCCACTTTTAAATTTGTCTCTGTTTTGATATCAAAATAGCTACATTTTGCTGTATCGATTTCTAAATAAATCTTTTGATTTTTTTTTATATCTTGGTCATTTTTAATAGAAGCTTTTATATTTTCATTTCCAATAGAAACTGAGATACATTTTTGGTTTCCATAGTTTTCAATTCTTGTTACTTCTCCTTGAATTCTATTAAAAGCATCTTCAGTGTAAACTAAAATATGTTCAGGTCTAATGCCAACATATATTAAGTTTCTGTTACTTAAATTAGGGATTACATTTTCATTACTGAATATACACCTATCATTTATATAAAGTTTTTTATTAGCAACTTTGCCTATTAAGATATTCATAGGTGGAGTTCCAATAAATTTTGCTACAAATATATTTGCTGGGTTATTGTAAACTTCTTCAGGGGTGTCTATTTGCTGTAAATCTCCTTTATTTAAAATTGCTATCCTATGACCAATTGTCATAGCTTCAATTTGGTCATGAGTAACATAAATAAATGTAGGTCTATTTATTTCGTGTAGCTTTATAAGCTCTTCTCTAGATGAGTTTCTAAGTTGAACATCTAAATTTGATAAAGGTTCATCTAGTAAGAAAAAATCAGAATTTTTTACAGCAGCACGACCAAGAGCTACTCTTTGTCTTTGTCCTCCAGATAATTCTTTAGGATACCTTTTTTCTAATCCTTGAAGATTTAATATTTTTATGACCTCAGTTGTTCTTGTATTGATTTCAGTTTTGTCTACTCCATTCATTTTTAATCCGAATATTATATTATCCCATACTGTAAGATGAGGATATAGGGCATAGTTTTGAAATACCATTGCAATATCTCTATCACCCGCTTCTATATCATTGATTCTTTTATCCCCAAATAATATATCTCCTGATGTAATCTCTTCTAAGCCAGCGATCATTCTTAAAGTTGTACTTTTACCACATCCAGATGGACCCAATAAGACTAATCTTTCTCCAGCTTTTATTGTTAAGTTTAAATTGTTTACAATTTTTGTATCTCCATAACTTTTTGATACATTTTTAAATTTAATTTCGTTCATATTTACCTATCCTTTTACTCCTGATTTTACAAAACTCGTCATTATTTTTTTTTGGAAGAATGCGTACATAATAATTGGAAAAATAATTGTTAATGTTGCAATCGCCATTGTTACACCCCAATCGTTTCCACCTTCAGAACTTATAAACATCTGAAGAGCTAAAGATAGCGTGTAGTTTTTCTTTTCACTTAAAATTAATAAAGGCCAAAAATACTCATTCCATGAGTTTATAAAAAATAGTATTCCCATAGATATAATAGAATTTTTAATCATTGGTAAAATAATATAATATAAGACTTTAGTTTCTTTAATTTTATCTAATTTAGTTACTTCAAGAATAGATTTAGGGATTCCTTTCATATTTTGTATAATCATAAATATTCCCATTCCATCAGCTAATTGAGGAAGGATAACTCCTAAGCTTGAATTTAAAAGCCCAATCTTAGAAATCATAAGATAATTAGGTATCATAGTTACTGTAAAAGGAACAAATAGAGTTCCTAAAATTAGAAAAATTAAGATTTTTTTACCTTTAAAATTTTTAAAAGTTAAAATATACCCAGCTAAAATACTCGTGATAATTTTACCGAAAGTTATAGCAGCAGATATAAAAAATGTATTCCATATATATCTTAAAATATCTACGTTTTCAAATATATAAGTATAATTTCTAAATGTTATAACTCTGGGAATTATACTTAAAGGATCTGCAAAAATTTGACTCATGCTTTTAAAAGAGATTGATAACATATATATAAGAGGAAAAATTTGAATTCCTATAATTAGTAAAAACAAGACATGCCACTTACTTTCTTTAATTTTCATAGTAAACTCCTTTTTCTAAAACTTTAATCTTTATAGAAATTAATATAAAGAAGAAAAGCATTGTTATAACAGAAAGTGCTGAAGCTCTTCCTGTTTGAAAAAATGTAAATGCATACTGATAAATACTATATACAAGGTTTGTACTACCATTATTTGGTCCACCTTGAGTTAAAACATTTATAGGAACAAATACCTGCTGTAATCCATATACGATTGTCATAACGATAACATATAGTGCAGTTGATGATGTCATTGGGATAACAATATATAGAAATATTTGTAAGTTTGAAACTTTATCAAGTTTAGCACTTTCTATAAGTTCAGTAGGAACTTCGAGTATTCCAGCTAATAGAAGAATTAAATTATAACCAAAAATTTTCCAAGTAGTTATAAGAGTTATTAAAACCATTACGAGACCATTAGTTTTTAACCAAAATTGAGGTTTTAAATTTAAGAGCTCATAAATTTTTGATATAGGTCCAATCATAGGATTAAATACCCATATAAAAATTAGAGAAGCTACAACTAATGAAATTATACTGGGGAAAAAGAACATAGTTCTATAAAAACCTTTAAATTTACTCACTAAAAATGCTAAAACATAAGCAATAATATATGGAAGTATAAAGTTAAATACAATTAATAAACCTATGTATATAAGAGTATTTATTAAAGATTTATGGACACTATTTTCTGTTAATATATCTGTATAATTTTCAAGTCCAATAAATTTTTTATTTTTACTAATCATATTCCATTGAAAAAAACTTAAATAGAAAGTTTTACAAATGGGATAAAAAATAAAAATGGTAAAAATGGTTAAAGCGGGCATTAAAAATGCTGTTGCTAAAAGTGTTTCTTTTTTTTTCATTATGTCTCCTTAAATTATTTCTTTCTCAAACTCAAAATATAATATCAGATAGATGTTAAATGAAAATCAATTTAAGGTAAAAGTATGTTTAAATTTGTAAAAAAAGTGTAAATGAAAAAATTGATATAGTTTGTGAGTTTATATTACAAGAATATCAGTATAATTGTGAAAGTTTATGTTGATTTATATGATATTCGTGTAATTTTTAAGTTGATTTATGTTAAAAATTAACAAAATAAAGATAAAATATGATAGAATATAAAGAAAAATTTATTTTTTTAAAAAAATCTAATATTACTAAATTTATTTGTCAGGGAGGAATGAAGTGAAAAAAATAATTTTACTTTTAACACTAGGGGTTACATTAATGGGAGTAGCTAAAGTTATATGGGAAGAAAATCAAATAGAAAGAGTTTATATATTAGATAAGTAGAGATGGTATAAAGAAAAATTTAAAATAATATTATAATAAATAGAAGGTAGATTAATTCAATATAATCTACCTTATTTATTTTTTAGTAAGAACATCTAGATATTCAAAATTTAAAAATCCTAAAATAGTTAGACAATATCCAAGCTATTTCTTAATATTTAAAATTTTTATATAAAAATAAAAAAAGATAGCCTTCAAAAGTAGAAAGTTATCTTTTTAATATTAAAAACTTATTTAGTTAAGAAATGAGTAACAATACTATTTTTTTCTAGAATTCCTTCATTTCCTTTAAAATGAACTACTATAGGACCATTATTTAACTTAATTCCGTCAGCTGATACAGCTCTAGTTAAATTATATGTTTTTTTATTTGAGTCTGTAAAGGTAGCAGTTTCCCAATTGTCATTTGTAATAAGAGTTCCAATAGTTTTATTACTATTAGATATTAAAACAAGTTTTTGATTTTCATTAATTTTAGGAGCTATAAGTGATTGATTTAGTGGAGCTGATACCTTTGAGTTTGATTTTGAGGTTAAAGGTTTGCACCCAGCTAAAAATATAAAAGTTGTAGTTAATAATAAAATTTTGAAATTCATAAATACCTCCTAATTTTTATAAATTTAAACTATGTACTATTTCTCAAGTATAGCATATTTTTATATTAAATTTATATAATTAATCTTAAATTTTTATTAGACATAGTATCAAATTCTTTTAAAATTTCAATTTGAAATTTTAAAAATTCTTCTCTTTTCTCATTGATATTTTGAATTTTAGATATAATTTCAAATTTCTTCATGTAATATTCAATTCTCTTATTAAAAAAATTATTTTCTAAAAACCATTCTAGTAAATCTATTTTTCTTTGTTCGTCATTGTATTGTTCCATTGCATTCCCCTTGATTGAAAAATTTAAACAAAACTTAACTATACTTTTTTTGTATGTTTTAAAGTTTATGTATATAAACATTATATAGAAATTATGTTTAATTTTCTATTTGAAATTTTAAAAAAAATTTTTTATTAAAAATTTCAAATTATTTAAAGAAAATAAAATTAATTAATAAATAAAATTATACATAACTTTTACATAAAATTCATAATGAATTAACATACATAGTATAAAGTATTATTCGAGGAGGGATTATGAAAAAAGAACAAAAATTAACGGGTATTTTATTTTCAATACCATCATTAGTAATACTAATAACATTTTATATTTTTCCATTAATGAAAACTATTTTATATTCTTTATCATTCACTGATGCAAAAGGACAAATAGTAGAATTTGCTGGAATTGAAAATTTTTATGAACTAATTACAGATTCAACATTTCACGAGAGTATTTTAGTAACTTTAAAATTTTCATTTATAACAGTTTTATTTAGCATGATAATATCTTTATTTTTAGCAATAATATGTAATGAAAAATTAAAGGGAATAAAGCTATTTCGGATTATTTTTTCATCAAGTATGGGTGTATCAGTATCTGCAAGTTCAAGTATAGTTTTATTTTTATTTCATCCAAGCGTAGGATTAATAAATGATATTTTAAATTTATTTGGAATTTTACCAATAAATTGGTTTACAAGTTCAACTTATGCAATTTGGGCAATTTCTTTTGCCACAATTTGGATGAATATAGGATTTGGTTTTTTAGTTTTAACTGCAGGATTACAAAATATAAGTCAAGAAATAGATGAAAGTTGTGAAGTAGATGGAGTAGACTATTTTACAAAACTTTTTAAAATAACAATTCCACTATTAAGTCCAAGTTTATTTTATTTATTAATAACGACAACATTAAAAGCTTTTCAAAGTTTTGGTCAAGTAGATATGTTAACTGGTGGTGGACCTGCAAATTCAACTAACTTTATAGTTTATAGCATATATAAAACAGCGTTTAGTAATTATAGATTTGACTATGCTAGTGCTCAGGGATTATTTTTACTTTTATTAATTACAGTTATAATGGTGATTAAATTTAAATTGGAAAGGAAGGTGCACTATCAATAATATGAAAAAAAGAATTATCTATACATTACTTATTATTTCAGGAGTTATAGTATTTTTTCCAATAATTTATTCTCTGATAGCAAGCTTTATGACGACTAAAGATATTATGAGTGGAAAACTTTTACCATCTAAGATAGATTTTATAAATTATAGAGAATTGCTTCAAAATATTCCAATACTTCAGTTTTTCTTAAATAGCTTAATAACATCAATAGTTGCAATGATTTTTCAAGTTATTATATGTAGCTTAACAGCATATGCTTTAGTTTTTGTTGAATTTAACGAGAAAAAATTAGTTTTTTTACTAGTAATGGGCTCGATATTTATACCTTGGGAAGCGATATTTATTCCAAATTATTTTATAATTTTAAAAATGAAATTATTAAATACAAAAATAGGAATTATATTACCTTTTTTAGCAAATGGATTAGGAATATTTTTAATGGTTCAACAATTTAAAACATTAAATAAATCTTTAATAGAAGCTGCTAAAATTGATGGATGTAGCCATGGATT includes:
- a CDS encoding ABC transporter substrate-binding protein, which translates into the protein MKKNILKGIILGSLFLVGCEKEEKTTISNKPIEIEYWHVASESFGGGTIKELVKNFNEKNSDIKVIEKFNPDMYKGLTQNLQVAVAARKKPAIVQMGYSYLNYANDNFDYVTAQEIIEKYFPEDKNYLSNNFLSNILELGQVNGKQVGIPYSISNPIMYINSDLMNEAGINIANTPKDWETVRKYSEIIKEKTGNMGLFVQEYADNWAQQALIEGNGGKILIEKDGKTIPTFASKESSEAYQYLADMVQDNIALHASNDEGFQTFLNGRLGMVITTIGKRDNFESTAKFKIIGEKFPVFNGKERKLPAGGNMLMIMTDSSDEQKASWRFMKYLLEEEASEKWTKGTGYLPSAIQNENSEIAKFLNENQLMRVANEQLKNMGKWASFSGTNALQAEQLLIDVRDVILSGEKKAEQALKEVEEKITNLVK
- a CDS encoding ABC transporter ATP-binding protein; the protein is MNEIKFKNVSKSYGDTKIVNNLNLTIKAGERLVLLGPSGCGKSTTLRMIAGLEEITSGDILFGDKRINDIEAGDRDIAMVFQNYALYPHLTVWDNIIFGLKMNGVDKTEINTRTTEVIKILNLQGLEKRYPKELSGGQRQRVALGRAAVKNSDFFLLDEPLSNLDVQLRNSSREELIKLHEINRPTFIYVTHDQIEAMTIGHRIAILNKGDLQQIDTPEEVYNNPANIFVAKFIGTPPMNILIGKVANKKLYINDRCIFSNENVIPNLSNRNLIYVGIRPEHILVYTEDAFNRIQGEVTRIENYGNQKCISVSIGNENIKASIKNDQDIKKNQKIYLEIDTAKCSYFDIKTETNLKVEG
- a CDS encoding carbohydrate ABC transporter permease translates to MKIKESKWHVLFLLIIGIQIFPLIYMLSISFKSMSQIFADPLSIIPRVITFRNYTYIFENVDILRYIWNTFFISAAITFGKIITSILAGYILTFKNFKGKKILIFLILGTLFVPFTVTMIPNYLMISKIGLLNSSLGVILPQLADGMGIFMIIQNMKGIPKSILEVTKLDKIKETKVLYYIILPMIKNSIISMGILFFINSWNEYFWPLLILSEKKNYTLSLALQMFISSEGGNDWGVTMAIATLTIIFPIIMYAFFQKKIMTSFVKSGVKG
- a CDS encoding carbohydrate ABC transporter permease, producing the protein MKKKETLLATAFLMPALTIFTIFIFYPICKTFYLSFFQWNMISKNKKFIGLENYTDILTENSVHKSLINTLIYIGLLIVFNFILPYIIAYVLAFLVSKFKGFYRTMFFFPSIISLVVASLIFIWVFNPMIGPISKIYELLNLKPQFWLKTNGLVMVLITLITTWKIFGYNLILLLAGILEVPTELIESAKLDKVSNLQIFLYIVIPMTSSTALYVIVMTIVYGLQQVFVPINVLTQGGPNNGSTNLVYSIYQYAFTFFQTGRASALSVITMLFFFILISIKIKVLEKGVYYEN
- a CDS encoding carbohydrate ABC transporter permease — protein: MKKEQKLTGILFSIPSLVILITFYIFPLMKTILYSLSFTDAKGQIVEFAGIENFYELITDSTFHESILVTLKFSFITVLFSMIISLFLAIICNEKLKGIKLFRIIFSSSMGVSVSASSSIVLFLFHPSVGLINDILNLFGILPINWFTSSTYAIWAISFATIWMNIGFGFLVLTAGLQNISQEIDESCEVDGVDYFTKLFKITIPLLSPSLFYLLITTTLKAFQSFGQVDMLTGGGPANSTNFIVYSIYKTAFSNYRFDYASAQGLFLLLLITVIMVIKFKLERKVHYQ
- a CDS encoding carbohydrate ABC transporter permease; the encoded protein is MKKRIIYTLLIISGVIVFFPIIYSLIASFMTTKDIMSGKLLPSKIDFINYRELLQNIPILQFFLNSLITSIVAMIFQVIICSLTAYALVFVEFNEKKLVFLLVMGSIFIPWEAIFIPNYFIILKMKLLNTKIGIILPFLANGLGIFLMVQQFKTLNKSLIEAAKIDGCSHGFIYLKIVLPLSKGILSTWGIYSFLNIWNMYLWPLMISTRPDSRTIQIGLKMIKSEEGTNFGVLMAAVVIVIIPSLVVLFLGQSQLQKGMTSGGVKE